In Candidatus Hydrogenedentota bacterium, the genomic stretch AATTACGGAGGAAGACGGTCATGAGGAAGCATTGGATTTGGGCGGCGGCATGTGGCGCGGCGGCGCTGGCCACGCACGCGACGGCGAACGAGCCCGCCGATAAAGCCGCCTATATCGCCCCTGCGGTCATGCGGGCGGCGGGGGTGGATCTGAGCGGCGGCGGATTCGCCGGCGCGGATTTCGGCGCCTGGCTGGAGCGACCGGCCGGGGAGTTGGCCTTCCTGAATGGCGAATGGCAGGACCTCCTCGCCGAGTTGCACCGGCTGGGCGACGTCAGCACGCTTACCGGCAACGGCGTGGCCATGCATCTCGCCACGGGCCAGTACGACCCGATCCGGGGCGATGGCCCCCACGCGCTGGTGTTGAACGAGGGCCTCGATCTGCGGCTGTTTCCCGGCCGCTGGGAATTCGGGGTCGCGATTCGGCCCGGCGGCGCGGATCCCGCCGGATTCGCGTTCTTCGACGCCAGCGGCGCCCTGGTCCACCGCGTGCTGCTGACGCCGTCGAGCAACCTGGACGAGTTCGACGATATAGTGTCGCAGTTCCAGGGCGAAAAGCCGGCCTTTTCTCCTTCGAAGGAAGAGTCCTCGCCGCCGGCCCCGCCCGCGCCCGAAACCGGCGCCGCCCTCCTGGAGGATTGGCGCGCGCTGACCGACACCCACGATTTCTCCCGCATGCTCAACAAGCACCAGGTCTCCCGGACCGATGCGTTGCGGCTGGCCGAAGGCGAATTCACGGCCCGGCTTGACCTGGCTGGATATTCCTCACTATTCGGGACGCTGCTGGAGGACGAAATCTCCGTCGTTCTCTTCGTGCTGAATGACGGCTGCGTGCAGATCAGCACGGGGGCCCTGCGCGAAGTGGACCGTTCGGGGGAACTGCTACACCTCGTCGAGAAGGACAGCCGCACCCTGATCGCGCTGTCCGGGGTCAACGAAGCGTGGCGCGTCAGCAAGCCCACGGACCACGGCGTGATGCACTCGCTCGAACTGTATGGCCCCGAGGGCGAACCGGTGGTCTACATATTTGGCGCGCGGGCGGAAGACAGCGACACGAACATCAACAAGTGGAACGATTCCCTGTTTGCGCTCCCGGTCCCGGGGGGCGATTCGGGCGGCGGCCTGGCCGGGACCCCGGCGGCGGGCGAAGCCGCGTCGTCGGAACCGGAAAGCGCGGCCGAGCCGATCGCCGCACTGGACAGCGGGGGGGCGATCGACACCTTCAACCTGCCGCGCCGCGTGCGCTCGCAGATCAATTACATCGTAAAGCGCATGCTTGCATTCGACAAGAACGGCGACGGCAAGCTCTCGCAGGATGAACTTCCGGGCCGGATGGAGGGCCTGGTGGCGCGCGGCAGCCGCGATGGCGATGCATTCCTCGACGAAGAGGAGCTGACCCGGATGGCCTACGATCAGGTCATGAAGCGGGACGCAAAATCCGAGGCGGAAGCCGCCGTGGCGCGTAAGGAAAAGCAGTAGAACTTCGGCATCGCGCGCGCCGCCCCGCCGCCCCACGCCGCGGGGGGGAGGCCGCGCGATGCCGGCCAGAGTTCTCGGGTGGTATGCCCCCGCAAGGTATTGATGGAGGATCGGAACGTGTTTCATCTGGGAATCGCGCGGAGCGCGTTGCTCGCCCTGGCGATCGCGTCGCACGCGGCGCACGCCGGCGTGTATACCTATCACCACGAAAATGTGCTCGGCACGTATCTGGAGCTTTCAGTCAAGGCAGACAGCGATGCCGCGGCCGTCGAGGCGGAAGCGCGGGTGCTCGCCGAGATCGATCGCCTGGCCGGCATCCTGAGCCGCCACGACGGCGAAAGCGAATTTCGCCGGTGGCAGGCGCGCGGCGGATTCGCCACCGCCGTTTCAACCGATCTGCTGGCGGTGTTGCGGGCCTGCGACGATTGGCGCGCGCGCACGGGCGGCGCCTTCGATCCGGCCGCGGGCGCCCTGACCAACCTCTGGGACGCCGCGGCGCGCGTTGCGCGCACACCGTCGCGGGAAGAAATCGCCGACGCCCGCGACCAGATGGCGGCGGGCCGCTGGCGGCTCGATCCCGTTTCGGGTAGGGCGGCGCCGGGCCTGGAAGGGGCCGCCACGCTCGACGGGCTCGCGAAGGGCTACATCATCGACCGCGCCTGCGAGGCCGCGCTGGCGGGCGGCGCGGCCAGCGGTGTCCTGGTGAATATCGGCGGTGATCTCCGCGCGGCCGGCACGCTTCAGACCGAGGCGGCCATCGCAAATCCCTTCGACACCGGCGAAGGCGCCCCCCCGATCGGGCGGGCGGCGCTCCTGGACGGCGCCATGGCCACCAGCGGCGGCTACCATCGCTTCATGGAAATCGCGGGGCGGCGCTACTCGCATATCGTCGACCCGCGGACCGGCATGCCCGCCGAACGCGTGGCCAGCGCCACCGTCATCGCGCCCAGCGCCGCGGACGCCGACGCCCTCGCCACCGCGCTGAACGTACTCTCGCCCGAGGAGGGGACCGCGCTCGTGGAGCGCGTGGACGGCGCCGCCAGCCTGGTTATTGGCATGGACGGATCCGTCACGCGGAGCGCCGGCTGGCGCGGGCCCGCTCCGGACCGCGTCCGCCTGGCCGCGAACGGCCCCGCGGCGGCGCCCGCGGTGGATACCTGGGGCGCCCGGTTCTCGCTGAACGTGGATTTCGAACTGGCGAACCCCGAGACCGATGGCCGCTACCGACGCCCCTACGTGGGTATCTGGGTGTGCGATCACGAGGGCTTCCCCGTCCGCACCCTGCTGCTCTGGCGGCAGAAAGGCGGGCTCCGCTGGCTCTCCAGCCTGCGCGAGTGGTGCCGGGACGACCAGATCCGGGCCTTTGTCGATGAGACGGACCTGATCGAAACCGTCTCCCGGTCAACGCGACCGCCGGGGAAATACAACGTCTCCTGGGACGGCCTCGACGACGCCGGCAAGCCCGTGCCCTTCGGAACCTACACCCTGTACATCGAGGCCTCGCGCGAGCACGGCACCCACCAGGTAATGCGGGCGGAAATCGAACTGGGACCGGAAGCATTTACGAAGGAATTGGATGGCAATGTTGAAATCAACGGCGCACGCATCGACTACGGCCCCCGCGGCGCCGGCAAGTAACGGGGGCGCGGCGATCCCCGCGTCCCGGAATGGCACGAAGAGGGAAGCCCGGCCCGCGCGCGGGCGCCTCGCCAAAGCGATCCGCTGGCTTCATACCTACGTGTCCATGTTCGGCCTGCTTTCCGTGCTCTTCTTCAGCATTACCGGCATCACGCTCAACCACCCCGACTGGTTTTTCGACGGCGCGCAGTCGCTCCGTTACGAGGAAGGCCAGGTGGACCGCGCGTGGCTGGGCGGGCCGGAGGGCGACGACGCCGAGGCGGATCCGAGCGGCGTGGCGCGCCTGGAGATCGTGGAGCACCTGCGCGCCGCCCACGGAATCCGCGGCGCGCTGGCGGAATTCACCGCCGATGAATTCGAATGTACCGTCGCCTTCAAGGGGCCGGGATACAGCGCCGACGCCTACATCGATCGGGAGACGGGGGCGTACACCCTCACCGAAAGCTACGCGGGATTCGTGGCCGTCATGAACGACCTCCACAAGGGCCGCGACTCGGGCGCGGGCTGGAAATGGCTCATCGATATCTCCGCGGCGGTGCTCGCGCTCGCCTCCGCAACGGGTCTCCTGCTGATGATCTTCATCAAGAAGCGCCGCCGCTCCGGCCTCATCACCGCCGGCGTCGGCGGAGCCCTCCTGCTGCTCGTGTATTTCGTTTTTGTGCCGTAGAAATCGGCTGGGCCTGTCCTCGGCAAAGTGGGCCCCCACCGCAACACCACCTCCCTGGACCGAAGAATCCCGACGAATACAAAGGTGCGCGGACGGCTTGGGGCGGTTGAATGAGGGCGGACTCTTAACTTTTAACCACGAATGGACACCAATGCACACGAATGCGCCGGGGGTAGCGGCTGGCCGCGATCAGGAGTTGTGACCACGGATTAGGCAGCGCAGCCTCTGGCCGCAACCAAAGAAATGAGGCTCATCCGGTTTGAAGGTACATAGGCAACGATCGCGGCAAATATGAGTAGATTGCTCGATGCTCATTTCCGGGCGGCGCCGCTAAGAGCGGATACGAGATTCCTTGAACCTTGTCAGTAGTGCAGACCCGATATTCGGCAGTAGAACTGGATGCCAACGCACTCTTTCGGCCCGAAGGGCCAATGCAGTTTTCAGCCCTGGGCAACGCCCAGGGATTGAGCGGTGGGTTTCCTATGCGCCCTGAAAGGGCAGCGCAGTTGAACTTCAGAAGCGCTGGACCGGCTCACCACTGCGCTGCCCTTTCAGGGCGGGGATGCCGGTGCCCCCGTGTTCCCCGGGCGTTGCCCGGGGCTGGGAGCTGCACTGGCCCTTCGGGCCGACGGACCAGTCGATACGATTTCACCAACAGAGGCTCCAACCGGCATACATTGGCGGTTCCGGATAATTCGGGCACGGAGAAACGCCTATGAATAATCCCGTACGCTCAAACCGGATGAACCAGAAATGATCACCACGAAGGGCACAGCGCAGCCTCTGGCCGCAACCAAAGAAATGATCACCACGACGGGCACGAAGGTCACGAAGAAAAAAAAGAGAATAGCTTCAACCGCAGAGAACGCAGAGAGCGCATAGGGTGATTTCTTGTACGCAGATGGATTGGGTGGATGATCGAGAGCGCATTCTTAACCACGAATGGACACCGATGCACACGAATGCGCCGGGAGCGGCGGCCGGCCGCGATCAGGAGTTGTGACCACGGATGACACGGATGACACGGATAGAAAATGAACTCGGTCGTTGGGGTGTGCAGGCGGCTGCGTGCTGTTGCCAAGGTGGCCTGATCGGATTGTTCAGCATCGGGATTGTAGCGGGGTTGAGAGGGTGGCGGGCTGCTTCCTCTCGTTTGGTTCGGGTGTCGCTTCAATCCGTGTCATCGGTGTAATCCGTGGGCAAGAAAAGAATTTCGACCATGAAACGTGCGGAACGGCCCGGGAATTCTCCCTGGAGCTTTCGCTTCGCAAATGCTTTTACAGCAAACGGTTATATGGATCTTGAACGAAAGAACTTGCAGAAAAAACAAGAAAGTGACGGAGAGTAGTAGAGTAGTACAAAGATTCATTTCAACCGCGAATGAACGCGGATGAACGCGAATGAAGAAGTGATTGATTCGCCTTGGAATTCCGAGTGCCGCCACCGTTGAGTGCGACGAGGGTGACTACTTCAGACAGCTACTGAATTACCAAACGGCAAATATTCCGTGCGCGCCAACGTGGCCTCGGCGTTCCGCCTGAAACAACGAGGGCGGCGGGCCAATCGGCCCGCCGCCCTCACCTCGCTTTCGGGATCGCTCAGTCCGCGATATACGGGAAGGTCAACGTGCTGTAGCTGCGCACTTCCGTGTAGGCCTTGCCGTCATGGGCGCCCGAACGGCTCTCCACGACCCGCGCGCGGAGGCCGACCCAGCCGCCGGGTTCGATTGGAAAACTGGCCTGGCCCGCTGCGTTCGTTGTCGTGGTGGCCTGCTCATCGGCCCCGGGCAGGTTCACCACCAGCTCCGCACCCGACGCCGGTTTCCCGCCGTGAAGCACCGTGACGGTGAGGGAACCATCCTTCACGTCCGCCAGCACCTCCAGCGCCAACCCCGACGCCGCGCCCGCTTCCGCCGCGTTCCGGGCCGCCTTGGCGTAATACACCAGCAGGAACTCGCCGCCGCGTTCGATGACGCCGTAGTCCAGCGATCCGAGGAGCGCGGTTGTTTCGGGAGAAACGGAGGCCACGCGGGCGTCCTCGCCGCCCGCAAAGGCCACCTCCGCGCCGGAGTCCGTCTTCACGACCATGGGCGCGCTCCGTTCCTGGAGGTCGGGCGTGGTGGGCTCCAGCGGTTCCTCGGCAAAGCGCATGTGCGCGACATCGGGGGCGTTGGGCGGCAGTTCGAGGAAGATGAAGTGGGCTTGCGCCGATAGTGCGAGCAGGAATCCGAGGGTTGCGGCGGTCGTCATCAGTCTCATTTCAGCATACTCCATGGTTGTTGTTTGTAGAAATCTGATGTTTATAATACCAGCCAGAAAATAAATATTGCAAATCGTATGTTATATAAGCTAAACTAACGAAAGGAATGAGGAAGTCGTGCTCTGTTGCATTTGTTTCTTGTTCCCGTCATGCAACAAACCCAAGAAGGAGACATGGCATGAGGAGAAGAGGATTCACCCTGATCGAGCTGCTGGTGGTCATCGCCATCATCGGCATCCTGGCGGCTATCCTGCTTCCGGCTTTGGCCCGGACCCGGGAGGCGGCGCGCCGCGCAAGCTGCCAGAACAATCTCAAACAGATGGGGCTGGTGTTCAAGATGTACGCCAGCGAATCGAAAGGCGGCAGCTGGCCCGGCGTGACCTGCAATCACTTCCCCGTCTATAACTGCGACACCATGGAGCCGTGGCTGGACGCGGCGGGCGACCCGGTGTATGGCGGGCGTCTATACCTCTGGACGCCGCGCGTTGACAAGCTCTATCCGGAGTATTTGACCGACCAGGCGATCCTCTTGTGCCCTTCGAACGTCCGGGTGGATGCCGACATGCTCAAGAATCCGACGACCGGCGCCTGGGAGGGGCATGTGGGGTGCTCGACCACCAACGACCCGTGGACGTCGCTGCTGCCGGGGCGCGGGGCAGGGCTGACGGACTACAATTACTGGTACACGGGCTATGTACTGGATCGGACCAACGTGGACGATGCCCACGTGGCGTATTCGGCGACCAACCCCGTTCAGGTGCCCGCGCAGCTGAAGGGGGCCTACTTCGGCAACATCTACCGCACGCACGGTGTGCTTAATCCCGCGGATCGCGAAACCGACCAGCCGATGGACTTCACGGCGCACCCGGCGCTGGGGCAATTCCTGGGCCATGGGAACGCCGGCGGCAACACGCTGCTCAACCTGCGCGAGGGCGTCGAGCGGTTTATGATTACGGACATCAACAATCCCGGCGCGAGCAACCTGGCCCAGAGTTCCGTCTTCGTGTACATGGACGTGGCCAGCACCCGGGTCGACGAATTCAACCACATTCCCGGCGGTTCCAACGTGCTGTACATGGACGGCCACGTCGAATTCCAGCGCTACCCGGGCGAGGCGCCGGTCAGCGAGGGTTCGGCGTACATGATGTCCACCAAATACGACCGTTTCTAAGAAATCAGCAGCGAGGCGACATCGCGGGCGGGCGTTCCGGGAGGAGCGCCCGCCTTCTTTTCAGGCGGCCATGATCCTGGCGGCGATCGGCGCGCACTTCCCGATGGCGCGGGAGGGGCCCGGAAACGTGTTCGCCTGGACATCACCCGCGCCGGCGGTTGCGGGGCCGGAAGCCTGGTCAGAGTTCGTACAGGGTCCGGATCGAACTGTATTTTTCCAGCTCCATGAAGAGCGCAAAGCGCTTCCGGCGGAATAATGTGTCGTTTCTCACCTTATTCAGCTTCGCGAGCTGGCTGAGCAATAAGGTTTTCTCCCCGCGCCCAAAGGTCACGCTGGCTCCCGAGAAGAAACGCAGTTCGCCCACCGTCACAACGCGGCCGAACACGATGCCGTCGGGCGATGCCGTCCGGGAGAGCCCCCGGTCCACGATCTCAATATCCGGGCCTTCGTCGAGGAGGTCCTGGACCAGGATGGTGCTTTCCGGGCGGTTGACGCGCCTGATTTCATACAGGGATACCCGCCCGTCCACGGTGGCCCGCACCACCTCCCGCTCCAGGGGGAGGAACTCGTTTTCCGACTCGAGGACCGACTCGGCCCATACGCTGCCGTTGGCGCGCGGCTCGTAGAGCAGAAATTCGTAGAGACGGTCCGTAGCCTCTTCGTCTGGAAACGCTATGGTGTCGTCAATAACCTTGTATTTCAGTGCGCGCGCGCCGGCGAAAATCATCGCGCGGCCCTTTGCCCCATCTAGCAGTGCTTTCAGGAGCGCGGTGTTTGCCTTTCGCTGCGCCTCTCTCAGTTCATCGTAACGTTGCAGGTCCGCCAACGGCGCACACTCCTTCTCAGTCCATCCGGCGCGCGGCGCGCACGGTCTCCGGCAGCCGGCTACCGGCCCCAGAACTGTTCCAGCGGGTTGTGCAGCGCCACGCTCGCGTTCACGATGTCCTCGTAGCGATCCGGATCCTCGTGGAGGTAAAAGGGCATCAGCGCCATTTTTTCCACGTAAGTCGACCCGGGCCGCACGGTGATGCTGGGACCGCGCTGGTAGTCGCTGAACGGATAGACGAGACCCCGCGTGAAGTACGTGAGGGGCACGCCCCAGAAATGGTGGTAGTACAGGTAGTAGGCCGGGCGGTGCATGTTCGCTTCGCCGGAATGCGGGTTGAAGGACACAAGGTCCACGCTGATCGCGCCCGCGCCGTAGCCCTTCGCCTCGTTGGTCAGCGCGAGCCAGGGGACGTCCGGGTCCACGCGCGTCGCCCATTCGTCCTGCCAGTTCGGCCCGTGCAGCGTGCGCATGCGCTTGATGGTCCCGTTCTTTTCCTGCCACACAAAATGATCGATGAGGTGGGAATCCAACACGATCTCGCCGTTGCGGATGGCGTTCGCGTGAAAGGGGTCGCGCACCTCCATCGACGTCGTGACCTTTACGTAGGGCAGGCCGGCATAAAACGAATAGGTGACCGAGGCCCAGATCTGGGGCGTGTAGCCGGGCATCCGGCCGCTGTTCGTAATGCGGAACAGCAACGGCCCGCGCGTTGTCACCACGGTGCGCTCCGGCGGGTCCCAGGAGAAGGTGTGGCCCCAGAGGCCGTTGTCGCCGAAGGAATCCGGATTCCAGTGTAGTGCGGCGCTCAGGCTGTTCGTCAATTCGGGAACGGGGTTATCCGCGCGGCCCTTGAGGGTGAACGACGCTATCTGGCCGGACTTATCGTCGAGGTCGGCGATAAAATGCGCGTTTTCCACCCGCGCCCCGAGCGCCTCGCCCGTCACCTTCAGATCGTGCTCGCCCGCGGGCGGCGGCGGCGCGTCCGGGTTGTCGTAGAAGACGAGCAACAGTCCCTGGCCATTTGCGGGCACACTCGCCAGGGCGACGGCCTCGATAAACTGGCTCGGGTGCTGCAGGTAGTTCTCGTTGCTCGTGCCCGGCGGCGTTCCCGGGAAGCGGCCGTGGTTGAAGGTCTGAAATGGCGCCGGGCTGAACGCGTTGTCTTCGGCGCTCCATTGATGGACGCGCAGCTCCCGCGATAGATCGCCGCCATGCTCGGCCCGGGCCGTAATCGAGAACTCGACCGGTTCCTGGACGCGATCCAGGCCCGCTCTTTCGTGCAGCACGACCGACTGGTAGCGCCGCCACCCGTCCGGCCCGCCGCCCTGCATCGGGGCCTTCGCCTTGTATTGTTTTTCCACGGTGACGGGTTTGTCGTCCGCGCCAACCGCATCGATGGTCACGTCGATGGTGACGTCGGCGCCGTTATGCCACAGGCTCCGCGCCACGAGCACGACATTGTCCGCCCGCGCGCTTTCGCGCGTCAGCCAGCCGCTCTGCACGTGCGCAAAGCCATCCTTGAAGGCGTAGAACGACTCGCAGTCGACCCCATTGACCACGACCTTCTTGAAGGTCGCGGATTTCCCTTCGGTCCAGTCGCCCATGGGAACGACGATCTCGAAGTAGGGATGGGCCACCGCCGGCGCCACGAAGGTGACTTCCGATACCTGCTTCGGGTCGTAGGGCGTGTCGTAGAGCACCTGGCCATCGCCGACGTCCCGCCCGACCTCAACGTCAACCGCCACCTGGGTATGCCCTGGGAATGCCAGGAAGGCCAGCGCGGCGCATGAGAGCAGGATTGCCACCCGGCGCGCGCGCATCATTCGTGGCCTTCTTTCTGGACCTGCTCCTGGCTGCCGATCTGGCCCGGCACGCCCTCGTCGAACGGCATCGTCAGGATTGGCATGATCCAGCCGCGGGGGGCGCGCTTGTTCGTGGTCATCCACTCGCTCACGCGCAGGGGCGATCGGAGCTGCCGGTTCAGGCGCTCGATTTCCGCGAAGGGATTATCGCCTTCGGCGAAGCGGAA encodes the following:
- a CDS encoding DUF2271 domain-containing protein, whose protein sequence is MFHLGIARSALLALAIASHAAHAGVYTYHHENVLGTYLELSVKADSDAAAVEAEARVLAEIDRLAGILSRHDGESEFRRWQARGGFATAVSTDLLAVLRACDDWRARTGGAFDPAAGALTNLWDAAARVARTPSREEIADARDQMAAGRWRLDPVSGRAAPGLEGAATLDGLAKGYIIDRACEAALAGGAASGVLVNIGGDLRAAGTLQTEAAIANPFDTGEGAPPIGRAALLDGAMATSGGYHRFMEIAGRRYSHIVDPRTGMPAERVASATVIAPSAADADALATALNVLSPEEGTALVERVDGAASLVIGMDGSVTRSAGWRGPAPDRVRLAANGPAAAPAVDTWGARFSLNVDFELANPETDGRYRRPYVGIWVCDHEGFPVRTLLLWRQKGGLRWLSSLREWCRDDQIRAFVDETDLIETVSRSTRPPGKYNVSWDGLDDAGKPVPFGTYTLYIEASREHGTHQVMRAEIELGPEAFTKELDGNVEINGARIDYGPRGAGK
- a CDS encoding DUF1559 domain-containing protein; this translates as MRRRGFTLIELLVVIAIIGILAAILLPALARTREAARRASCQNNLKQMGLVFKMYASESKGGSWPGVTCNHFPVYNCDTMEPWLDAAGDPVYGGRLYLWTPRVDKLYPEYLTDQAILLCPSNVRVDADMLKNPTTGAWEGHVGCSTTNDPWTSLLPGRGAGLTDYNYWYTGYVLDRTNVDDAHVAYSATNPVQVPAQLKGAYFGNIYRTHGVLNPADRETDQPMDFTAHPALGQFLGHGNAGGNTLLNLREGVERFMITDINNPGASNLAQSSVFVYMDVASTRVDEFNHIPGGSNVLYMDGHVEFQRYPGEAPVSEGSAYMMSTKYDRF
- a CDS encoding PepSY-associated TM helix domain-containing protein — translated: MLKSTAHASTTAPAAPASNGGAAIPASRNGTKREARPARGRLAKAIRWLHTYVSMFGLLSVLFFSITGITLNHPDWFFDGAQSLRYEEGQVDRAWLGGPEGDDAEADPSGVARLEIVEHLRAAHGIRGALAEFTADEFECTVAFKGPGYSADAYIDRETGAYTLTESYAGFVAVMNDLHKGRDSGAGWKWLIDISAAVLALASATGLLLMIFIKKRRRSGLITAGVGGALLLLVYFVFVP